A genomic segment from Paraburkholderia hayleyella encodes:
- a CDS encoding FadD3 family acyl-CoA ligase produces MTLNTILTTPALIAQAAERYGTHLAIDSGDASLTYTELDDARVEVARALLACGIEAGDRVAIWAPNLPEWIVTALAIHSVGAVLVPVNTRMKGMEAGGILHDSGARLLFCCETFLGESYPAMLAPHRPVTLERIVLFDSTARAHPHDENWPAFLARAAQVPVDQVRERETQVTPDTVMDLMFTSGTTGRPKGVMTTHGQNLRAARDWARIVGIREDDRYLIVNPFFHTFGYKAGWLAAFVSGATVLPHPVFRPEQVLQRIAKERVSVLPGPPTLYYALLDTPERAGLDLSSLRIAVTGAAAIAPTLIERMRAELGFDTVLTGYGLTESCGFATLCRHGDDAQTVAYTSGRPMPDVEIRISAPGGELLLPDEIGEIWVRGYNVMRGYFRQPEATREAIDRDGWLHTGDLGCVDHRGNLHITDRIKDLFIVGGFNCYPAEIEHLFAAHPAIAQVALVGVPDQRLGEVGHAYVVLRPGAQANAEELNQWARRNMANYKVPRHFTFVEQLPTSAAGKVLKFHLRATAAS; encoded by the coding sequence ATGACACTCAACACCATTCTGACCACCCCTGCGCTTATCGCACAAGCCGCCGAGCGTTACGGTACGCATCTGGCGATCGACTCCGGCGATGCTAGCCTGACCTATACGGAACTCGACGACGCACGCGTCGAGGTTGCCCGTGCCTTGCTTGCCTGCGGCATAGAGGCCGGAGATCGGGTTGCGATCTGGGCACCGAATTTACCGGAGTGGATCGTGACGGCGTTGGCGATCCATAGCGTCGGCGCAGTACTAGTGCCCGTCAATACGCGGATGAAGGGCATGGAGGCGGGCGGCATTCTGCATGACAGCGGCGCGCGCCTGCTATTTTGCTGCGAGACATTCCTCGGCGAGTCCTATCCCGCGATGCTGGCGCCACACCGGCCTGTCACGCTCGAACGGATTGTCCTGTTCGACAGCACAGCCCGTGCCCACCCACATGACGAAAACTGGCCGGCGTTTCTCGCACGCGCCGCGCAAGTGCCGGTTGACCAGGTTCGTGAGCGCGAAACGCAGGTAACGCCAGATACCGTGATGGACCTGATGTTTACCTCGGGGACCACAGGCCGGCCCAAAGGGGTGATGACGACACATGGGCAAAATCTTCGGGCTGCGCGTGACTGGGCCCGCATCGTGGGAATTCGTGAGGATGACCGCTATCTGATCGTCAATCCGTTCTTCCATACCTTTGGCTACAAGGCTGGCTGGCTTGCCGCGTTTGTCAGCGGTGCGACCGTGTTGCCGCATCCCGTGTTCCGGCCAGAGCAGGTACTGCAACGCATCGCCAAAGAGCGGGTGTCGGTTTTGCCTGGGCCACCGACACTCTATTACGCGTTGCTCGACACGCCTGAGCGTGCCGGGCTTGATCTTTCTTCATTGAGGATCGCGGTGACAGGTGCCGCCGCAATCGCGCCGACCCTGATCGAACGGATGCGCGCTGAACTAGGATTCGATACGGTGCTCACGGGCTACGGACTGACAGAATCATGCGGCTTCGCAACCTTGTGTCGTCATGGCGATGATGCGCAAACCGTTGCCTATACCTCAGGCAGGCCGATGCCCGATGTTGAAATCCGCATTTCAGCGCCAGGCGGCGAGTTACTTCTTCCGGATGAAATAGGCGAGATCTGGGTGCGCGGCTACAACGTGATGCGCGGTTATTTCAGGCAGCCGGAGGCGACGCGTGAGGCCATCGACCGTGACGGCTGGTTGCACACGGGTGACCTCGGCTGCGTCGATCACCGTGGCAACTTGCACATCACCGACCGTATTAAAGACCTGTTTATTGTCGGCGGGTTTAACTGCTACCCCGCTGAGATCGAACATCTGTTTGCTGCACATCCGGCGATTGCGCAAGTGGCCCTGGTGGGTGTGCCGGATCAGCGGCTGGGTGAAGTCGGCCACGCTTATGTGGTGCTCAGACCGGGTGCACAGGCCAACGCGGAAGAGCTGAATCAATGGGCACGCCGCAACATGGCGAACTACAAGGTGCCGCGTCATTTCACGTTTGTCGAGCAATTGCCGACGAGCGCGGCCGGCAAAGTGCTCAAGTTCCATCTACGGGCCACGGCAGCGTCCTGA
- a CDS encoding VOC family protein: MIDVCALGYVVVQASSVEAWRRYAAEVLGMQTQDARGGALYLKMDERDFRYLIVPGDRDCYLASGWELADAAAFAMACATFRREGIELMRGTLEEIANRRVQEMAWCVDPSGNRHELYWGMRCDFRRFVSPVGVPIFVTGAMGLGHTVLPAPQFDATDAFVRDVLGFKLSDIFRVRFTDDPAEPEKRIHFMHCRNARHHSLAIFEMAVPSGCVHVMAEVDSMDEVGRALDRAAAFDVKLSATLGRHCNDQMISFYMKTPGGFDFEYGFGGLTVDWLQHAVFEATKVSMWGHDFSIGYR, from the coding sequence ATGATTGATGTCTGTGCACTCGGTTATGTCGTCGTGCAGGCATCAAGCGTTGAGGCTTGGCGCCGTTACGCGGCAGAAGTGCTTGGAATGCAAACCCAGGATGCCCGAGGCGGTGCGCTCTATCTCAAGATGGACGAACGTGATTTCCGCTATCTGATCGTTCCTGGAGACCGCGACTGCTATCTGGCATCGGGTTGGGAACTGGCCGATGCCGCCGCGTTTGCTATGGCGTGTGCGACGTTTCGGCGCGAAGGGATCGAGCTGATGCGCGGCACGCTTGAAGAAATAGCGAACCGCCGCGTACAGGAGATGGCCTGGTGCGTTGACCCGTCGGGTAACCGGCATGAACTGTACTGGGGCATGCGTTGCGATTTCAGGCGTTTCGTCTCACCTGTCGGCGTGCCGATTTTTGTCACGGGCGCGATGGGGCTCGGCCATACCGTGCTGCCTGCGCCACAGTTTGATGCAACCGATGCGTTTGTACGAGACGTACTGGGCTTTAAGCTGTCAGACATTTTTCGTGTTCGCTTCACCGATGATCCCGCTGAGCCGGAGAAGCGCATTCACTTCATGCACTGCCGCAATGCGCGGCACCACAGCCTTGCAATCTTTGAAATGGCGGTTCCTTCCGGCTGTGTGCACGTGATGGCCGAGGTCGATTCGATGGACGAGGTAGGCCGTGCGCTTGATCGCGCCGCAGCGTTTGACGTGAAGCTGTCGGCAACACTGGGCCGGCATTGCAACGACCAGATGATCTCGTTCTACATGAAAACGCCTGGCGGTTTCGATTTCGAATATGGCTTTGGCGGGTTGACTGTTGACTGGTTGCAGCACGCGGTGTTCGAGGCGACGAAGGTCAGTATGTGGGGCCACGATTTCAGCATTGGATACCGCTAA
- a CDS encoding CoA transferase subunit A, with the protein MKRLDKRMTARDVIAQLADGMTIGIGGWGPRRKPMALVREIARSALKDLTIVAYGGPDVGLLCAAGKVRKVVFGFVSLDVIALEPHFRRAREQGRIDVFELDEGMLQLGLRAAAARLPFLPTRVGLGTSLMNHAPHLRTITSPYDDGETLLAMPAIKLDAALLHVNAADHRGNTRIDGPDPFFDAWFARAAQHCYVTTETLSPSLASDDLELARRSPFERSLVTGVVHAPGGAHPTSCAPVYGWDLPCLRVYAASAEDALQTSAYLREIVGHSEPHYLEKIGGLSHVTALPLPVL; encoded by the coding sequence ATGAAGCGACTCGACAAACGAATGACAGCGCGCGACGTGATCGCGCAACTTGCCGACGGCATGACAATCGGCATTGGCGGTTGGGGGCCGAGGCGCAAGCCGATGGCACTCGTGCGTGAAATAGCCCGCTCGGCTTTGAAGGATCTGACTATCGTCGCCTATGGCGGTCCTGATGTTGGGTTGCTGTGTGCTGCCGGAAAAGTACGCAAGGTCGTGTTCGGCTTCGTGTCGCTCGATGTGATTGCACTTGAGCCTCACTTTCGCCGCGCGCGTGAGCAAGGCCGCATCGACGTCTTCGAGCTCGATGAGGGCATGCTGCAGCTTGGCCTGCGCGCCGCAGCCGCGCGTCTTCCTTTTCTTCCTACGCGCGTGGGTCTGGGCACGAGTCTCATGAATCATGCGCCCCATCTGCGAACCATTACGTCGCCCTATGACGACGGCGAAACGTTACTAGCGATGCCTGCAATCAAGCTGGACGCAGCCCTGTTGCACGTCAATGCGGCGGATCATCGTGGCAATACGCGCATTGATGGTCCCGATCCGTTTTTCGATGCATGGTTCGCGCGTGCCGCGCAGCATTGCTATGTCACGACTGAAACGCTCAGCCCGTCGCTTGCCAGTGACGATCTCGAACTGGCGCGCCGCAGCCCTTTTGAGCGCTCACTCGTCACCGGAGTGGTGCACGCACCGGGCGGTGCGCATCCGACTTCCTGCGCGCCTGTGTATGGCTGGGATTTGCCGTGCCTGCGTGTCTACGCGGCAAGCGCGGAAGACGCTTTGCAAACTTCCGCGTACCTACGCGAGATCGTCGGTCACAGTGAGCCGCATTACCTCGAAAAGATAGGTGGTCTGTCTCATGTAACGGCTTTGCCGTT